In the Leptolyngbya sp. FACHB-261 genome, one interval contains:
- a CDS encoding pentapeptide repeat-containing protein, whose protein sequence is MKSLLFETLLKEWGVWLTIVILLLATLLFSTQLATWLEKAAFIKVLDSLSKLGLLIAIIAFLREIPKWEERAAEEAKRRQFEYWKAIDAANAARESSPDGRFTSYALTIALENLAQEHDEKGNPIKMRNVDLSGANLEDGIKLSRIDLSLCKFRYANLSGADFSQSSLRRANFARARLFGTNFYDADLGIAGTRTIFKQAVYDERTIFPAGFNPEEAGAFKIAPEVSLKNAPLTKALLWDADLEKADLDAADLERATLDGSNLKEANLREANLQEVKARNVNFQGADLSKADLREANLFDAILDNANIRETNFENAEHITVEQIKSAQNWEQAIYDDNFRKKLGLNP, encoded by the coding sequence TTGAAATCCCTACTCTTCGAGACTCTACTTAAGGAGTGGGGGGTTTGGCTTACGATTGTTATTCTTCTATTGGCAACACTACTATTCTCTACTCAGCTTGCCACCTGGTTAGAGAAAGCAGCCTTTATCAAGGTTCTCGACTCTCTCAGCAAACTCGGCTTACTGATCGCTATCATTGCCTTTTTAAGAGAAATCCCAAAGTGGGAGGAAAGAGCGGCAGAAGAAGCAAAGCGAAGACAATTCGAGTATTGGAAAGCAATTGACGCAGCAAACGCAGCTAGGGAATCTTCACCTGATGGACGCTTCACCAGTTATGCCTTGACAATAGCGCTTGAGAACTTAGCACAAGAGCATGACGAGAAAGGCAACCCAATCAAAATGCGCAATGTCGATCTTTCAGGAGCGAACTTAGAAGACGGCATCAAGCTTTCCAGGATAGATCTCAGTCTTTGCAAGTTTAGATACGCCAATCTTAGTGGAGCTGATTTTAGTCAAAGCAGCCTACGCAGAGCCAATTTTGCAAGAGCAAGGCTGTTCGGAACCAACTTTTATGATGCTGATCTCGGGATTGCTGGAACAAGAACCATTTTTAAACAAGCTGTATATGATGAGAGAACCATATTTCCAGCAGGGTTTAATCCTGAAGAGGCAGGAGCATTTAAGATAGCTCCTGAAGTTTCTCTCAAAAACGCTCCCTTAACCAAAGCCCTTCTATGGGACGCCGATCTTGAGAAAGCCGACTTAGATGCGGCTGACCTCGAAAGAGCAACACTTGATGGCTCAAACCTTAAAGAGGCTAATCTCCGAGAAGCTAATCTTCAGGAAGTTAAGGCTAGAAACGTTAATTTTCAAGGAGCGGATCTTTCCAAAGCTGACTTACGGGAAGCCAATCTTTTTGACGCAATCCTCGACAACGCAAACATTCGAGAGACGAACTTTGAAAATGCAGAACACATAACCGTAGAGCAAATTAAATCGGCTCAGAACTGGGAACAAGCAATATACGATGATAACTTCCGTAAGAAGCTAGGACTAAACCCATAG
- a CDS encoding organic hydroperoxide resistance protein yields the protein MTSNTEKLLQELGQQYEGATMQPLYTAVVTVTPGPEGHARLSSHARSSDGLLDLNLAFPAELGGHGQGTNPEQLFAAGYAACFHGALALVSRKAGVDASKATVTCSVTIGRDPTDGGYMLAAKLTVEIPGADHAKAEQAVAQAHQLCPYSKAIRGNVDVQVTVV from the coding sequence ATGACCTCTAATACTGAGAAACTGCTCCAAGAACTAGGGCAACAATACGAGGGAGCCACGATGCAACCTCTGTATACAGCTGTAGTTACAGTAACCCCTGGGCCAGAGGGACACGCCCGACTATCCAGTCACGCCCGCAGTTCTGATGGGCTACTAGATCTGAACTTAGCATTTCCAGCTGAGCTAGGGGGACACGGCCAAGGAACGAATCCCGAACAACTGTTTGCAGCTGGCTATGCAGCCTGTTTTCATGGCGCACTTGCCCTAGTTTCTAGAAAAGCAGGCGTTGATGCCTCTAAAGCAACTGTCACCTGCTCTGTAACGATTGGCAGAGATCCTACAGACGGTGGCTATATGCTTGCGGCTAAGTTAACAGTCGAGATTCCGGGTGCAGACCACGCGAAAGCCGAGCAGGCAGTTGCTCAAGCGCACCAGCTTTGCCCCTACTCAAAAGCGATTCGTGGCAATGTCGATGTGCAGGTGACCGTAGTTTGA
- a CDS encoding hemerythrin domain-containing protein, translating into MATTLDDTKRLAIGERLADLKAFQNLIISNDQKLIDVCPYDDVRERLQNMLEDDRKNLGIIETVIVQYGIQSEPSAATNIFIPQFEQMMSGDEFTFYQKLMHHELMKHGQAMSGIMIHKAAQVVGADIEVAITPLNTVNFEGRAHQEQLKGVLEQVGVREMTGKEAKQGLWARVQDAVAALSGVAGSVITQNTDKQDMNIQTLIRLDHNKVNTIFTEIGATKDPQKLQEYFSQLYKDLLVHAQAEEEVVYPKVRPFYGEGDTQELYDEQAEMKRMLDEIKAIDPASADEFRSKVKDLMEMVGDHIRQEESTMFASIDKNCSSEQKEQMASEFKAAKSKLQQEVATANR; encoded by the coding sequence ATGGCTACAACACTAGACGATACCAAACGGCTTGCCATCGGCGAGAGATTGGCAGATCTTAAGGCTTTTCAAAATTTGATTATCTCGAATGATCAAAAGCTCATCGACGTCTGCCCTTACGACGATGTCCGTGAGCGTCTTCAGAACATGCTTGAGGATGACCGCAAAAACCTAGGCATTATAGAGACCGTGATCGTTCAATACGGCATTCAATCTGAACCTAGTGCTGCGACCAACATATTTATTCCGCAGTTCGAGCAGATGATGTCGGGCGATGAGTTTACGTTCTACCAGAAACTCATGCATCACGAACTGATGAAGCATGGTCAGGCGATGAGTGGAATCATGATCCACAAAGCCGCTCAGGTAGTAGGGGCTGATATTGAAGTGGCGATTACGCCTTTGAATACGGTCAACTTCGAGGGCCGTGCTCACCAAGAACAGCTCAAGGGTGTGCTGGAACAGGTGGGTGTCCGTGAGATGACCGGCAAAGAAGCCAAGCAAGGGCTTTGGGCGCGCGTGCAGGATGCAGTTGCTGCCCTGTCGGGTGTTGCGGGTAGCGTGATTACCCAGAACACAGACAAGCAGGACATGAACATTCAGACCCTGATCCGGCTGGACCACAACAAGGTGAATACCATCTTCACCGAAATCGGAGCGACGAAAGATCCTCAGAAGCTCCAAGAGTATTTCAGCCAGCTTTACAAAGATCTATTGGTCCATGCCCAGGCTGAAGAAGAAGTTGTCTACCCGAAAGTTCGCCCGTTCTACGGCGAGGGGGACACGCAAGAGCTGTACGATGAGCAAGCCGAAATGAAGCGGATGCTTGACGAGATCAAGGCAATTGACCCTGCTTCAGCGGACGAGTTCAGATCTAAGGTCAAGGATCTTATGGAAATGGTGGGTGACCACATCCGCCAGGAGGAAAGCACGATGTTCGCGTCAATCGATAAGAATTGCAGCAGCGAGCAGAAAGAGCAAATGGCTAGCGAGTTCAAAGCGGCCAAGAGCAAGCTCCAGCAAGAAGTGGCAACTGCTAATCGATAA
- a CDS encoding polysaccharide deacetylase family protein: MNKMWCESRLSRTVRRWATLGGFTLSSLLQAAPLLAQTPLPSAELCPTGTVVNASETEQKSGGNLAMLPSELARGLDQQISTAMGLWERLNRNLAPWPGIAESARMARVPVLMYHDITDQPEVFFDVTPEQFEARLEEIREAGATPISMTRLVLNLRFGVPLPPKPVLLSFDDGYAGHYKFVLPLLKRYNYPATFAVYIGALDKQTQADAAGKAVPGRAHITWDQLREIANSGLATIVAHSVSHPEDLTKLDDAQLQAEILTSKQRLEQELGLPIPYFAYPAGHHDERVVAQVAAAGFQAALTMSNDEEEETFAGNSTTLLAIQRFGQSRLREVLPQAWAGPPFSLPSGGITFNTPVAVNNVDSDGLALTLISGGRPRTFHADTRYQVADILAQSGATAAVDGGFFSLEHIDSNQMIGPVLSQNTGQFIPDSINDLKKMGGRPLVLIGPRSVRYVPFNGQKHNSLEGIQAEMPDVTDAFVAAAWLVKAGVGQPSSSFRDLYGFDAMRQRAFWGINEQGQPVVGVSHDRVDAVALGRALAAAGLREAVMLDSGASTSLAYRNESLVSYLPRPVPHAVTLSDQTQPTLANCAPLNTTSTTSSINRQ; encoded by the coding sequence ATGAACAAAATGTGGTGTGAGTCCCGCCTCAGTAGAACGGTTAGACGGTGGGCCACGCTGGGTGGTTTCACTTTGAGCAGCCTGCTCCAGGCAGCCCCACTTCTGGCACAAACGCCCTTACCATCAGCAGAACTTTGCCCGACCGGCACCGTCGTCAACGCCTCTGAAACCGAGCAGAAGTCAGGCGGCAACCTGGCCATGCTGCCCTCGGAGCTGGCGCGGGGTTTAGACCAACAGATCAGCACAGCAATGGGACTATGGGAACGTCTCAACCGCAACCTGGCACCCTGGCCTGGAATTGCCGAGAGCGCCCGCATGGCCCGTGTGCCAGTTCTGATGTATCACGACATCACGGATCAGCCTGAAGTCTTCTTTGATGTCACGCCAGAGCAATTCGAAGCTCGGTTAGAAGAAATCCGAGAAGCAGGCGCAACGCCGATCAGCATGACCCGTCTGGTGCTTAACCTGCGTTTTGGCGTACCTTTACCGCCCAAACCGGTGCTGTTGAGCTTTGACGACGGCTATGCAGGCCACTACAAGTTTGTCTTGCCCCTGCTGAAGCGCTACAACTACCCAGCGACTTTCGCGGTTTATATCGGTGCCCTGGACAAGCAAACTCAGGCTGATGCAGCAGGTAAGGCCGTCCCCGGTCGCGCCCACATCACCTGGGACCAGCTACGCGAGATCGCCAACAGTGGTTTGGCCACGATCGTCGCTCACTCCGTCTCTCACCCCGAAGACCTCACCAAGCTGGACGACGCGCAACTCCAGGCGGAGATTCTGACCTCTAAGCAACGCCTAGAGCAGGAATTGGGCCTGCCTATTCCCTACTTTGCCTACCCGGCAGGGCACCACGATGAGCGAGTGGTCGCGCAAGTAGCCGCAGCAGGCTTCCAAGCAGCGCTGACCATGAGCAATGACGAAGAGGAGGAGACCTTTGCCGGCAATTCCACGACGCTCCTAGCAATTCAACGTTTCGGTCAGTCTCGCCTCAGAGAAGTCCTACCTCAAGCTTGGGCAGGACCGCCCTTCAGCTTGCCGAGCGGCGGCATCACCTTCAATACACCGGTCGCGGTCAACAATGTTGACTCGGATGGACTTGCCCTAACTCTGATTAGCGGTGGACGCCCTCGCACCTTCCATGCCGACACTCGTTATCAAGTCGCTGACATCCTGGCGCAATCGGGAGCGACGGCCGCTGTGGATGGTGGTTTTTTCTCTCTAGAACACATCGATTCCAATCAAATGATTGGTCCTGTGCTCAGTCAGAACACTGGGCAATTCATCCCAGACTCCATCAACGATTTGAAGAAGATGGGCGGGCGGCCTCTGGTGCTGATTGGCCCTCGCAGTGTACGGTATGTGCCCTTTAACGGTCAAAAGCACAACAGCCTGGAGGGGATTCAGGCCGAGATGCCAGATGTCACCGATGCTTTTGTCGCTGCTGCTTGGTTAGTAAAAGCAGGAGTGGGTCAGCCCTCCAGCAGCTTCCGTGACCTCTACGGCTTCGACGCCATGCGGCAGCGAGCCTTTTGGGGCATTAACGAGCAGGGGCAACCGGTGGTCGGCGTGAGCCATGACCGAGTTGACGCGGTTGCCTTGGGACGGGCCCTTGCAGCAGCGGGCTTGCGCGAAGCGGTGATGCTCGACTCTGGAGCGAGTACCTCCTTGGCCTACCGCAACGAGTCACTGGTGAGTTATCTGCCTCGTCCGGTCCCCCACGCGGTCACTCTGTCTGACCAGACGCAGCCAACGCTTGCCAACTGCGCCCCACTGAATACAACCAGCACAACCAGCAGCATCAACCGTCAGTAG